Within the Acidobacteriota bacterium genome, the region GCAGAATTCAATTTATTTTTAGAGTTGAGAAAATCCGATTATATTTCAAAAAACTTTGAAATCTCTGTCCACGAAAAAAAAAGCAGGAGCATTGTTTATAAGTTGGTTCCGAAAGAGAGAAAAGATTTTATGTATTTACATTTAGAAATAGATGAGAAAATAAATTTAGTAAAAATTTCAATATTTCTGGAAGATGCAGTGAACGAGATTATTTTTAAAAAATTCAGGAGTGAAATTTATTTACCAGATGGAATTTTTGAAATAAAAAATGGAATTCCAGATTAATTTTAATAAATTATTAAAAATAAACTATTTCCCTTGATTTTCGTATAAGAAAATGAGGGATGAAATGCAAAGGATTTAATGAAGATTTCTGACAGGGAATTGGTTAGGAAGATTCTGAATGGGGAGAGAGAAAACTTTGAAATACTTATCAACAAATATAAAGGTCCAATTGTTAACTTTGTTTACAGAATGGTGATGAATATGGAAAATGCACTGGACATTTCTCAGGAAATATTCATAAAAGTTTTTAATTCCCTTCATGTTTATAATCCCAGTTATGAGTTCAGCACATGGCTGTATAAAATTGCAACAAACCTTACGATTGACCACTTGAGAAAATCAAAGGTTAAACCCGTATCTCTCGATAGAGATGTATTTGATGAGGAAAAAATTGGCTTTGATATTCCAGATGATAGTATGGCACCCCATAAAATATGGAATGAAGAAAGAATAAAAGAATCGATAATAGAAGCAATTGATTTATTACCACAAGGCTTAAAGGAACTAATTGTTCTGAGACATATAAGTGAACTCCCATACAGCGAAATAGCAGAGATAAAAGGGCTTCCTCTGGGAACGGTAAAAAATAGAATTTTCAGAGCTCGTGAAATGATAAGAAATTATCTGGAGAAGAAGAATGAATAATCATTTATCCGCCGAAAACATTTATGATCTGATTGAAAAAAATTTAGACCAGACTGAGAAGAAAGAGATTGAAAATCATCTGTATAAATGTGAGGTATGTTTAAAATATTTTGAGGACAGAAAAGGATTAATTCATTCTTTAAATTCAATTGAAAGAATGGGAATTCCTGAAGAATTTTCAGAGAAAATATTAAAAATAGTCTTTCCAGCTAAAGTAAAATTAAAAAATATCATTTTTGTTTTATCATCAGGAACATTTTTATTTTATCTAACATTATTTATAGTATCGATTTTAAATTATAAGAGGGAAATTTCCACCTTTCCAAAATTTTTATTTTTCTTTATCGATAGTATAAAAAATACTTTGTCTTCTTTCTCAAGAGTAATCTCAAATCTTTATTTTATCTCTAAATTTGTTTTAGAGGTAATTTTTATACCTTTTAAATTTTTTAGAGTATCAGTTTTTTCATTAGGAGCAGACCATATATCAATTTTATTTTTAATTACTATCTTAAATATTATCATGATCTTGATGCTTTATTTAGTGTTAAAAAAATTTTTCTTAAGAGGAGCACAAAGTGAGAAAACAAGCCTTTTCTAATATTCTTATTTTTCTGATTCTTTTACAGCTTTTTTCAGTAAATTTATTTTCATATTTTGAGAATAATTTAAAAAAAGATGTTGTTATTGGAAAAGATGAGGTTTACAAAAAAGAAATCGTTACGTTTGGAGGAGATAGCCTGATTGAGGGAAAGACTTTAGATTCCATAGTGGCATTTGGTGGCTCAATTACAATAAGAGGAGAGGTCGACGATGATGTAGTTGGTTTTGGTTCAAAGATAGCAATTGAATCCAGAGGAAAAGTGACGGGCAGCGTTGTCTGTATAGGAGGAGAATTAATAAAAGATCCTGAGAGTATAATAGAAGGAGAAATAGTTTATTTAATGAGTAAAGGAGATGTATACAATTACCTGAACAAAATTTCAAAAGGGATTCTTTCTTTTTCCTTTGTTCCCATACTTTTTATTATCAAAATAATTCTTTTATTTTTCTGGTTTTTTATCGTACTTTTTGTTTTTGTTGTATTTCAAAGACAGGTTGTATTTTCCTCTTCTGAGTTAACAAAACATTTGGGACGATTTGGAGCTATGGGTTTTATTGTTTTTATAATATTTATTTTCCTTTTAATTTTCTTTTGTATCTTAAGTATTATTTTAATTGGACTTCCTTTTCTTATATTACTCATATTTGCCTATTTGGTTATAAAAATTTTCGGAAGAACTGTTTTACTATATTGGATTGGGAAGAATTTTTCTGTTGCTCTTGGATGGAAGTCAGCTTCAGAAATTTCTTGTGTCCTTGTTGGATTTGTTTTTTTAATGATTTTTTCTTTTATACCTGGCTTGTCGATATTATTTACTTTTCTCCTCGATATATTTGGCCTCGGGACAGTGCTTCTAACAAGATTTGGGACAAAAGCTTATTCTGTATAAATTATTCTCCCAGAATATCTTTTTCTTTCTGTTCTGCTAACTCTTCTGCTTTTTTTATATAATTGCCAGTTAATTCTTGAAGTTTATCATAGCCTTTATACTCTTCATCTTCAGAGATTTTTTTCTCTTTTTCCAGTTCTTTTATCGATTCTTTTGATTCCCGTCGGATTAATCTGATTTTAGTTTTCTCATCTTCTAAAAGCTTTTTCACGAATTTTGCGAGTTCTTTTCTTCTTTCCTCATCCAGAGGGGGAATCGGAACTTTTAGAACCTTACCTTCATTTATGGGATTAAGTCCAATATTTGCTTTTCGTATTGCTTTATCTATTTCTCCTGATACTGATGGGTCCCAGGGTTGAATTATGATTAAATTCGGTTCCTGAACTTGTAATGTAGCAACCTGAGGAATAGGAGTAGAAACTCCGTAATAATCAAAATGAATATCTTCCAGGATAGAAATAGAAGCTCTGCCGGTTCTTATTTTAATAAGTTCTTTCTTAAAATGCTCCAGTGAGTTTTCCATTTTCTTTTTAGTTTCATTTATTATCTGATTTACCATCTTCTTCCCCCTTCAAAAAATTTACCCAGAGACCTCATCTGAGCAACGTGTCCTTTAAAATGACTCAAAATAAAATATTTGATGTCTAAAGTATTAAATTAACCAGGTTGATTAATTTACAAGGGTTCCTATTTTTTCACCCAGTACTGCTTTTTTTATGTTCCCCTTTTCCCTCAAGTTGAAAACTATTATAGGAATGTTGTTGTCCATACAGAGAGATATAGCAGTCGAATCAAGAACCTTAAGGTTTTTCTCAAGAACTTCTAAATATGAAAGCTTCTCGTATTTTATTGCATTCTTTGATATCAAAGGGTCTGCGCTGTAAATTCCATCGACTTTTGTGGCTTTTAAAATTACCTCAGCATGAATTTCTATAGCTCTCAGCGCTGCAGCTGTATCAGTGGTGAAGTATGGGTTCCCTGTTCCAGCTGCGAATATTATAGCTCTTCCTTTCTCAAGGTGACGGAGAGCTCGTCTTCTGATAAAAGGTTCTGCAATTGGTCTGATTTCTAATGCAGAAAGAAGCCTTGTTGTTACACCATTTTTTTCAAGAGCATCCTGAAGGGCAATGCCATTCATCAATGTGGCAAGCATTCCTATGTAATCTGCAGAA harbors:
- a CDS encoding sigma-70 family RNA polymerase sigma factor yields the protein MKISDRELVRKILNGERENFEILINKYKGPIVNFVYRMVMNMENALDISQEIFIKVFNSLHVYNPSYEFSTWLYKIATNLTIDHLRKSKVKPVSLDRDVFDEEKIGFDIPDDSMAPHKIWNEERIKESIIEAIDLLPQGLKELIVLRHISELPYSEIAEIKGLPLGTVKNRIFRAREMIRNYLEKKNE
- the frr gene encoding ribosome recycling factor gives rise to the protein MVNQIINETKKKMENSLEHFKKELIKIRTGRASISILEDIHFDYYGVSTPIPQVATLQVQEPNLIIIQPWDPSVSGEIDKAIRKANIGLNPINEGKVLKVPIPPLDEERRKELAKFVKKLLEDEKTKIRLIRRESKESIKELEKEKKISEDEEYKGYDKLQELTGNYIKKAEELAEQKEKDILGE
- the pyrH gene encoding UMP kinase; its protein translation is MYKRVLLKLSGEALQGERGYGIDPNTIQTISQEISELNSLGVGIAIVSGGGNIFRGQLATELGIDRASADYIGMLATLMNGIALQDALEKNGVTTRLLSALEIRPIAEPFIRRRALRHLEKGRAIIFAAGTGNPYFTTDTAAALRAIEIHAEVILKATKVDGIYSADPLISKNAIKYEKLSYLEVLEKNLKVLDSTAISLCMDNNIPIIVFNLREKGNIKKAVLGEKIGTLVN